From the Mangifera indica cultivar Alphonso chromosome 10, CATAS_Mindica_2.1, whole genome shotgun sequence genome, one window contains:
- the LOC123227907 gene encoding cyclin-L1-1-like isoform X2, with protein sequence MSSCRIHLREKTIVAASSVWLASKLEESPRKARQVIIVFHRMECRREGLPIEHLDVFSKKFSELKVELSRTERHILKEMGFVCHVEHPHKFISNYLATLETPPELRQIAWNLANDSLRTTLCVRFKSEVVACGVVYAAARKFQVPLPENPPWWKAFDAEKSGIDEVCKVLAHLYSLPKAQYIPVSKDGTVFTFSIKSVDSQPQSTPKEVPQSPSANNDTTVSKTTSAPVIPESNGSKGSILKAGVDKLKESKKSDDESKNIPTEGEAREELVQKSKFEHRSEVTGERSKDRDREREKDRDRERDRERDRDRTKSRDRDRGRDSDRERERSDTERDRVKDRGHRTKDRSKDSGGHSEKSKRHSSRDRDYYGSGYSSREKDRHRHY encoded by the exons ATCGTGGCTGCTAGTAGTGTGTGGCTTGCATCAAAGCTGGAGGAGAGCCCTAGGAAAGCCAGGCAAGTCATCATTGTTTTCCATAGAATGGAATGTAGAAGGGAGGGCTTACCTATTGAGCATTTGGATGTCTTTTCGAAG AAATTTTCAGAGTTGAAAGTGGAATTGAGCAGAACAGAAAGACATATATTGAAAGAGATGGGTTTTGTTTGTCATGTTGAACATCCTCATAAGTTCATATCAAACTACCTTGCCACCCTTGAGACACCTCCAGAGTTGAGGCAAATTGCTTGGAATCTAGCAAATGATAG TTTGCGTACAACATTGTGTGTTCGATTCAAGAGTGAGGTTGTGGCTTGCGGGGTTGTGTACGCTGCTGCGCGGAAGTTTCAGGTACCTCTTCCAGAGAATCCACCGTGGTGGAAAGCATTTGATGCAGAAAAATCTGGAATTGATGAAGTTTGTAAGGTTCTGGCTCACTTGTACAGCCTTCCAAAGGCACAATATATACCAGTTTCTAAGGATGGAACTGTATTTACATTTTCTATTAAGTCTGTGGATTCACAACCTCAGTCAACTCCAAAG gaagTTCCACAAAGTCCATCTGCTAATAATGACACCACTGTTAGCAAGACAACTTCAGCACCTGTTATTCCTGAATCTAATGGATCTAAGGGTTCAATACTAAAAGCAGGAGTTGATAAGCTGAAGGAGTCTAAGAAGAGTGATGATGAATCCAAGAACATACCCACTGAAGGAGAGGCAAGAGAAGAGCTTGTACAGAAATCCAAGTTTGAGCACCGGTCAGAGGTGACTGGGGAAAGAAGCAAGGACAGAGACAGGGAAAGGGAGAAAGATAGAGATAGGGAGAGAGACAGGGAGAGGGACAGGGACAGAACAAAAAGCCGAGATCGTGATAGGGGCAGAGATTCTGACCGGGAACGAGAGAGATCTGATACTGAAAGAGACAGAGTTAAGGATCGAGGTCATCGTACTAAGGATAGATCTAAGGATTCAG GAGGACATTCTGAGAAATCAAAACGCCATTCATCACGAG ACCGTGACTACTATGGCTCCGGTTATTCTTCAAGGGAGAAGGATCGTCATAGACATTATTAA
- the LOC123227906 gene encoding protein IQ-DOMAIN 3-like, translating into MGRKGSWFSSVKRFLSPESKEKKDKNNNKSKKSWFRKHGKSDLVSVPEEITILAVPASTPLVAPVEDVKLTKAENEQSKHAYTVALATAVAAEAAVAAAQAAAEVVRLTAVVRYPQKSKEEIAVIKIQTAFRGYLARRALRALRGLVRLKSMIQGQSVKRQATTTLKCMQTLACVQAQIRERRIRLSEENHALQQQLQQKHEKELERFSASQVGEEWNDSIQSKEQIEAKLQHKQEAAMRRERALAYAFSHQHVLKNSSKSANRTFMDPNNPHWGWSWLERWMAARPWENRSTVNNFDHGSLKSAASHATSIGEISRAYSLRDLNKPSPTAHKLNRLPSHKSPSTPPSRAPSSSSVTDKIRPPSPRWSQWGGDEDSRSMFSAQSEQHRRYSIAGSSVGDNESLAISPSVPSYMAPTKSTKARSCLSPLGADKNGTPEKVLMNSAKKRLSFHTSPAGPRRHSGPPRIESISIKDIKVHTDEKVTNGIIVR; encoded by the exons ATGGGGAGGAAAGGGAGTTGGTTTTCTTCTGTGAAGAGATTTCTTAGCCCTGaatcaaaggaaaagaaagataag aataacaataaatcaaagaaaagttGGTTCAGAAAGCATGGGAAGTCAGATCTGGTTTCTGTGCCTGAAGAGATCACCATATTAGCTGTGCCTGCTTCCACTCCTCTGGTTGCTCCAGTTGAAGATGTTAAATTAACCAAAGCTGAGAATGAGCAGAGCAAGCATGCTTACACCGTGGCTCTCGCCACAGCTGTGGCTGCAGAGGCAGCTGTTGCAGCTGCTCAGGCTGCTGCAGAAGTTGTTCGCCTCACTGCTGTTGTGCGTTACCCTCAAAAATCAAAGGAAGAAATCGCAGTTATCAAGATTCAAACAGCATTCAGAGGATACTTA GCAAGGAGGGCCTTGCGGGCTTTGAGAGGGTTGGTGAGGCTGAAATCAATGATACAAGGACAATCTGTTAAGCGGCAAGCAACTACCACATTAAAATGCATGCAGACTCTTGCTTGTGTTCAGGCTCAGATTCGAGAAAGGAGGATTAGGTTGTCAGAGGAGAACCATGCTCTGCAACAGCAACTCCAACAAAAACATGAGAAAGAGCTGGAGAGGTTTAGTGCTTCT CAAGTTGGAGAAGAATGGAACGATAGCATACAGTCTAAGGAGCAAATTGAAGCAAAACTACAGCACAAGCAAGAAGCTGCTATGAGAAGAGAGAGGGCATTGGCTTATGCATTTTCTCATCAG CATGTCTTGAAGAACTCTTCAAAATCTGCAAATCGAACATTTATGGATCCAAACAATCCCCACTGGGGTTGGAGTTGGTTAGAGCGATGGATGGCAGCCCGACCATGGGAGAATCGAAGCACTGTCAATAATTTTGACCATGGTTCTCTTAAGAGTGCAGCAAGCCATGCCACGTCTATAGGGGAAATCAGCAGAGCATATTCACTTCGTGATCTCAATAAACCTTCCCCAACTGCACATAAATTAAACCGACTTCCCAGTCATAAATCACCTTCAACCCCTCCTTCCAGAGCACCATCTTCATCATCAGTAACCGATAAAATAAGACCACCAAGCCCACGGTGGAGTCAATGGGGTGGGGATGAAGACTCGAGAAGCATGTTTAGTGCACAATCTGAACAACACAGGAGGTACAGTATTGCAGGCTCATCAGTTGGTGACAATGAGAGTCTGGCAATTTCCCCTTCGGTTCCAAGTTACATGGCACCAACGAAGTCGACAAAGGCTAGATCGTGCCTAAGCCCGTTGGGAGCAGACAAAAATGGGACACCAGAGAAGGTGTTAATGAATTCTGCAAAGAAGCGGCTCTCATTCCACACTTCTCCAGCTGGGCCAAGGAGGCATTCTGGTCCTCCCAGGATCGAATCTATCTCCATAAAGGATATCAAAGTGCATACAGATGAGAAAGTTACCAATGGAATCATTGTCAGGTAG
- the LOC123227905 gene encoding uncharacterized protein LOC123227905 produces MVSANDPIESFFNSIQHLKDAISPLELGIRKAAKDLESCMAIHKKNENTLELNVNGNSNSKIHIFSVKKKSDGIDNYSNNNRNSNSSGQCVVSEEKGLLSIKVPMKTFLGMFSPNLGNGKVGVVSEKGVRESYLNKADGSCMNCLQFAVTWSLLVNGFVQALLSPFKAGKKQIQKVGDEDKGQLSSCAYDLKSKSFCEFKQREAKDQTANVYTDETLAHEVKHVSLECFIGFICDNLIQNLQKFDQLMQESDQKGYGHSTSASTLLPSSSQFDHWKAVISIWEGRKSDVNGFLGNLKFARVGGVPSSIVGVTSSVNEDGEGGVSTASGEETGGNSPQKLAGGIFSIPLSNVERLRSTLSTVSLTELIELVPQLGRSSKDHPDKKKLFSVQDFFRYTESEGRRFFEELDRDGDGQVTLEDLEIAMRKRKLPRRYAREFMRRTRRHLFSKSFGWKQFLSLMEQKEPTILRAYTSLCLSKSGTLQKSEILASLKNAGLPANEDNAVAMMRFLNADTEESISYGHFRNFMLLLPSERLQDDPRNIWFEAATVVAVPPPVEIPAGSVLKAALAGGLSCALSTALMHPVDSIKTRVQASTLTFPEIISKLPQIGVRALYRGSIPAILGQFSSHGLRTGIFEASKLLLLNVAPTLPEIQVQSMSSFCSTFLGTAVRIPCEVLKQRLQAGIFDNVGEAIVGTWHQDGLKGFFRGTGATLFREVPFYVIGTGLYAESKKIVQQILGRELEPFETIVVGALSGGLTAVITTPFDVMKTRMMTAPRGRSVTMSMVVYSILRHEGALGLFKGAVPRFFWIAPLGAMNFAGYELARKAMVKNEELAGDQLSQKKLASS; encoded by the exons ATGGTGAGTGCGAATGATCCAATTGAGTCGTTTTTTAATTCGATTCAACATTTGAAAGATGCAATTTCACCGCTCGAATTAGGTATTAGAAAAGCGGCCAAAGATCTTGAGAGTTGTATGGCAATTCATAAGAAGAATGAAAACACTCTTGAATTGAATGTAAATGGAAACAGCAATAGCAAAATACACATTTTTTCTGTGAAGAAGAAGAGTGATGGTATTgataattatagtaataataacagAAACAGTAATAGCAGTGGGCAGTGTGTGGTTAGTGAAGAGAAAGGATTGTTGTCAATTAAGGTGCCAATGAAGACATTTTTAGGAATGTTTTCACCGAATCTAGGGAATGGGAAAGTTGGGGTGGTTTCCGAGAAAGGAGTGAGAGAGAGTTATTTGAATAAGGCCGATGGGTCTTGTATGAACTGCTTGCAGTTTGCTGTTACTTGGTCTTTGTTGGTTAATGGTTTCGTTCAGGCTTTGCTGAGTCCATTTAAGGCAGGCAAGAAACAGATTCAGAAAGTTGGGGATGAAGACAAAGGGCAATTGAGTTCATGTGCATATGATTTGAAATCTAAGAGTTTTTGTGAGTTTAAGCAAAGGGAAGCAAAAGATCAGACTGCAAATGTGTATACGGATGAGACTTTAGCACATGAGGTGAAACATGTGTCACTAGAGTGCTTTATTGGGTTTATATGTgacaatttgattcaaaaccTACAAAAATTTGATCAACTTATGCAGGAAAGTGATCAAAAGGGTTATGGTCATTCAACATCGGCCTCGACCTTGCTGCCATCTTCTTCTCAGTTTGATCATTGGAAGGCAGTTATAAGTATTTGGGAAGGTAGAAAATCTGATGTTAACGGATTCTTGGGGAACTTGAAGTTTGCGAGAGTGGGAGGTGTACCTTCTAGTATAGTTGGGGTAACTTCTTCAGTCAATGAAGATGGCGAAGGTGGTGTTAGTACAGCCAGTGGGGAAGAGACAGGGGGTAATTCACCACAGAAGCTGGCTGGTGGGATTTTTAGTATTCCTCTATCAAATGTGGAGCGTTTGAGATCCACTTTGTCTACTGTTTCACTGACAGAACTGATTGAGCTTGTACCACAATTGGGGCGATCTTCTAAAGACCATCCAGACAAGAAAAAGCTATTCTCTGTCCAAGATTTTTTTAGATACACAGAGTCTGAAG GAAGGAGGTTCTTTGAGGAACTGGATAGAGATGGTGATGGCCAAGTGACATTGGAAGATCTTGAAATtgcaatgagaaagagaaaattaccACGGAGATATGCTCGGGAATTCATGCGCCGTACTAGAAGACatctattttcaaaatcatttggTTGGAAACAATTTTTATCATTGATGGAACAGAAAGAGCCAACCATCCTTCGAGCATATACTTCTTTATGTTTAAGCAAGTCTGGTACACTGCAAAAGAGTGAAATATTGGCATCACTAAAAAATGCAGGACTTCCAGCAAATGAAGACAATGCTGTTGCTATGATGCGATTTCTGAATGCAGATACAGAAGAATCTATCTCATATGGACATTTTCGGAATTTTATGCTTTTGCTGCCTTCTGAACGGCTGCAAGATGATCCTCG GAACATCTGGTTTGAAGCTGCGACAGTTGTTGCTGTTCCTCCACCCGTGGAAATACCTGCTGGAAGTGTTCTGAAAGCTGCATTGGCAGGCGGCCTTTCATGTGCACTTTCCACAGCATTAATGCACCCTGTTGATTCTATAAAG ACACGAGTTCAAGCTTCAACTCTAACCTTTCCTGAAATCATCTCAAAGCTTCCTCAAATTGGCGTACGGGCATTATATAGGGGTTCAATCCCTGCAATTCTTGGGCAGTTTTCAAG CCATGGCCTGCGAACTGGAATATTTGAAGCAAGTAAGCTCCTGCTACTAAATGTTGCTCCAACACTGCCTGAAATCCAG GTTCAATCTATGTCGTCATTCTGTAGCACATTTTTGGGGACAGCAGTAAGAATCCCATGTGAAGTACTAAAGCAGCGCTTACAGGCTGGCATTTTCGACAATGTGGGAGAAGCCATTGTTGGAACATGGCATCAAGATGGTCTCAAGGGTTTTTTTCGTGGCACTGGTGCCACTCTTTTCAGAGAGGTTCCATTCTATGTTATTGGCACAGGACTTTATGCTGAATCAAAGAAG ATTGTCCAGCAAATTCTTGGCCGGGAGCTGGAGCCCTTTGAAACAATTGTTGTTGGAGCTTTATCTGGAGGGCTAACTGCTGTGATCACTACACCTTTCGATGTTATGAAAACTAGAATGATGACTGCTCCACGAGGTCGATCTGTAACAATGTCAATGGTAGTGTACTCTATACTCCGTCATGAAGGAGCCCTTGGCCTATTCAAGGGAGCTGTACCTCGATTTTTCTGGATTGCTCCTTTGGGTGCCATGAACTTTGCAGGTTATGAGCTAGCTCGGAAGGCCATGGTAAAAAATGAGGAACTAGCAGGAGACCAGTTATCCCAGAAAAAGTTGGCTAGTTCGTAA